One part of the Dasypus novemcinctus isolate mDasNov1 chromosome 29, mDasNov1.1.hap2, whole genome shotgun sequence genome encodes these proteins:
- the LOC131276572 gene encoding olfactory receptor 2G2-like: MPSFQLCLSILETLSQIGMVRSTNESSLTGFILLGFSDYPQLQKTLFIIILILYLLTILGNTTIILIAHLESKLHMPMYYFLSHLSFLYLCFTNSVIPQLLVNLRDSMKMITYGGCIVQLYFSLALGSTECVLLMVMSYNRYVAVCHPLRYIVLMHPHLCMILASMAWLSGVATSLVQSSLTLQLPFCGHHQVDHFICEVPVLIKLACMDITFNDIGLFVAIVLFLVVPVSFILVSYGYIVQAILMIKSACGRQKAFGTCFSHLLVVIIFCGTIIFIYLQPSKSKYKDQGKFVSFFYTVVTPMLNPHIYTLRNKEFKRALKKILGNILCITFT, translated from the coding sequence ATGCCATCTTTTCAGCTATGCCTCAGCATTCTGGAAACTCTCTCGCAAATAGGGATGGTGAGGAGTACCAATGAGAGCAGCCTGACAGGTTTCATCCTGTTGGGGTTTTCTGATTATCCTCAGTTACAGAAGACTCTCTTTATAATCATCTTGATCTTGTATTTACTAACAATTTTGGGTAATACAACCATCATACTGATAGCTCATCTGGAATCCAAACTTCACATGCCaatgtattatttcctttctcatctttCCTTCCTGTACCTATGCTTCACCAACAGTGTGATTCCCCAGCTCCTGGTAAACCTGAGGGATTCCATGAAAATGATTACCTATGGTGGCTGCATTGTTCAACTCTATTTTTCCCTTGCACTGGGTTCCACAGAGTGTGTTTTGCTCATGGTAATGTCCTACAATCGCTATGTTGCTGTCTGCCATCCCCTTCGTTACATTGTCCTTATGCATCCCCATCTCTGTATGATCCTGGCCTCTATGGCATGGCTCAGTGGGGTGGCCACAAGCCTGGTACAGTCTAGTCTCACTCTTCAGCTGCCCTTCTGTGGTCATCATCAAGTGGACCATTTCATCTGTGAGGTCCCTGTGCTCATCAAGTTGGCTTGCATGGACATCACTTTCAACGACATTGGGCTTTTTGTGGCTATTGTCCTCTTCCTTGTAGTGCCTGTCTCATTCATCCTGGTCTCTTATGGGTACATTGTCCAGGCTATTTTGATGATCAAGTCAGCCTGTGGGAGACAGAAAGCTTTTGGTACCTGCTTTTCCCACCTTTTGGTGGTTATCATCTTCTGTGGAACCATCATCTTCATATATCTGCAGCCATCCAAGAGTAAATACAAAGATCAGGgaaagtttgtttctttcttctacaCTGTGGTGACCCCTATGCTGAACCCTCACATCTATACTCTAAGGAACAAAGAGTTTAAAAGGGCTCTTAAGAAAATTCTAGGGAATATTCTGTGTATAACATTTACATGA